The nucleotide sequence AGGGCCGGATTACGGCCTGATCCACGATGTGGGCGGTTTTGGCCTCGACGTCTATCTGTCTTTTTGCCGCTCGGACAAGGAACGCCACACCATGGACGAGCTCATGGCCTGGCTCACGGCCGGCAAGGCTCGCCACGCCATGCGCGTTTCTTGCCTGGACCTAGACCGGCTGCGTGGTTGGATCGTGACCGACGAGGAAATCCGCCACGAAACGGGCCTGTATTTTTCCGTCATCGGCGTGGACGTGAAGGCCCACACCCGTGAGGCCTCCAGCTGGTCCCAGCCCCTGCTTCACCACGGCGGCCAGGGGCTGGTCGGCTTTTTGTGCCAGCGCCACGGCGGCGTGCTCCATTTCCTGGCTCGGGGGAGCCTGGAACCCGGCAACCGCGACGGCATGGAGATAGGGCCGACCATCGCCTGTTCCGAAGTGGCCGCCAGGGCCTGCCGGACCTGCGCCCCGCCGCTGCTGGCCCATTTCCTCGAACCCGGCAAGGGCATTGTGCGCTACGACGCCGTGCAGTCCGAAGAGGGCGGGCGCTTCCACCATTTCCAGAACCGCTACATGGTGGTGGAGTTGCCGCCAGGGCAAAAACTCGACCTGCCCGACCACTACGCCTGGATGACGCTGGGGCAGCTGTGGCGCATGGCCCGCCACGGCCACGTCAACATCGAGGCCCGAAATCTCATGGCCTGCCTGGGCCTGCTGGAGACCCTGCCGTGAAGCTCCTTGTTTTCGGCGCGTCCGACATCTTCGCCCGCCGCGTGGCCCCGAACCTGCCCGCCCTGGGCGTGGCCGGGGTCGAGATCGTCTCCCGCAGCGGCCGCCGGCCGGCTTTGCCGCCCGAGCTTTCCGTTATCTGGCGCGATGACGCCGAGGCCGCCCTGGCCCACAGCCCGGCCGAGGTCGTCTACGTCACCACCGAAAACGGCCGCCACACCGCCCTGGCCCTGGCCGCCCTCGCCTCGGGCCGCCACGTCGTCGTGGACAAGCCGGCCTTCCTGAGCCTGGCCGAGGCCGAGGCCGCCGCCGAACTGGCCGCCCAAAAGTACCTCACCCTGGCCGAAGCCACGGTCTGGGCCGACCACCCGCGCGTCGAGGCCCTTCTGGCCGCCTTTGCCGCCGCCGGCTCGGCCCCCACGCGCGCTTCCGCCGTCTTTTCCTTTCCGCCCCTGCCGCCGGGCAATTTTCGCCACCTCGCCGCCCTGGGCGGCGGGGCCCTGGCCGACCTCGGAGCCTACGCCGCCAGCCCCGGCCGCGTCCTTTTCGGCTGCCAGCCGGACACCGTGGACTGCCGGATCCTTTCACGCGGCCCGGAAGTCGACACCGCCTTTGTCTGCCAGATGACCTACCCCGGCGGGCGCAGTTTCACCGGAACCTTCGGCTTCGACACCGGCTACGCCAACCGTCTGGACGTGCTCGGCCCCAATCTGGCCGTCTCCCTGGACCGAGTCTTCACCCCGCCG is from Solidesulfovibrio magneticus RS-1 and encodes:
- a CDS encoding Gfo/Idh/MocA family oxidoreductase produces the protein MKLLVFGASDIFARRVAPNLPALGVAGVEIVSRSGRRPALPPELSVIWRDDAEAALAHSPAEVVYVTTENGRHTALALAALASGRHVVVDKPAFLSLAEAEAAAELAAQKYLTLAEATVWADHPRVEALLAAFAAAGSAPTRASAVFSFPPLPPGNFRHLAALGGGALADLGAYAASPGRVLFGCQPDTVDCRILSRGPEVDTAFVCQMTYPGGRSFTGTFGFDTGYANRLDVLGPNLAVSLDRVFTPPPGAALELACNTPTGCTVEIIPPADAFARFFARALTAMAHGHDPALAAALIADARVRARLSE
- a CDS encoding NDP-hexose 2,3-dehydratase family protein, with the protein product MSTAAVRLAFLRSSRALAGELPSVAAVLNWFDAKDRSRFEVRRAPLTALSQWHYAPHPMRLMHRSGRFFAIEGLRAETGFGPVASWDQPIINQPEVGILGLLAKEIDGVLHFLMQAKMEPGNVNILQLSPTVQATHSNYSRVHAGATPRYLDYFTEPGRARVLLDQLQPEQGARFLRKRNRNMVVVTDAPVPEHEDFRWLTLGQIKALLAHDNIVNMDARTVVSLIPLADPDEGPDYGLIHDVGGFGLDVYLSFCRSDKERHTMDELMAWLTAGKARHAMRVSCLDLDRLRGWIVTDEEIRHETGLYFSVIGVDVKAHTREASSWSQPLLHHGGQGLVGFLCQRHGGVLHFLARGSLEPGNRDGMEIGPTIACSEVAARACRTCAPPLLAHFLEPGKGIVRYDAVQSEEGGRFHHFQNRYMVVELPPGQKLDLPDHYAWMTLGQLWRMARHGHVNIEARNLMACLGLLETLP